A genome region from Megalobrama amblycephala isolate DHTTF-2021 linkage group LG18, ASM1881202v1, whole genome shotgun sequence includes the following:
- the LOC125253514 gene encoding gig2-like protein DreN has product MPVEFSGWEAYCDKSKHLKPGQEPKKSHGYTMYHGTLKTNAPAIISSGFRPSLGGTLGPGVYCSRDINKAMGYPGCAPNDRVVLKLRVRVGKVKKIDRQNMNLMTSWHQNGYDTAWLPASVLGLEEDCVFDPKRLTVIGIAHCTDTSAKNSLESLIKQKSQSQEPKEKDLKLCKGCGMQTQDKHTMEKCWSCKASICPFMKNHVCRKKGK; this is encoded by the coding sequence ATGCCAGTGGAATTCAGTGGATGGGAGGCATACTGCGATAAGTCAAAGCACCTTAAACCAGGTCAAGAACCCAAAAAGAGCCACGGCTACACTATGTACCATGGGACACTCAAAACCAATGCCCCAGCTATCATATCATCAGGGTTTCGGCCCTCTCTTGGGGGAACTCTGGGTCCTGGAGTCTACTGTAGTAGGGACATTAACAAAGCAATGGGTTATCCAGGATGTGCTCCCAATGACAGAGTTGTGTTAAAGCTACGAGTAAGAGTGGGTAAAGTGAAGAAGATTGACAGACAAAACATGAACCTGATGACCTCATGGCATCAGAATGGATATGATACGGCCTGGTTACCTGCATCTGTTCTTGGACTTGAAGAGGACTGTGTTTTTGACCCAAAGAGACTCACTGTGATTGGGATAGCCCATTGCACAGACACCAGTGCGAAGAATTCTCTGGAAAGTCTCATAAAGCAGAAAAGCCAATCACAAGAACCAAAGGAGAAAGATCTGAAATTGTGTAAAGGCTGTGGAATGCAAACCCAGGATAAACACACAATGGAGAAATGCTGGTCCTGTAAAGCATCCATATGCCCCTTCATGAAGAATCATGTTTGCCGAAAGAAAGGGAAGTAA
- the LOC125253516 gene encoding thy-1 membrane glycoprotein-like: MNTFNNMFGWILLLGVLMSPVLCQDEESVITVCQEEDKDLRVDCLLEPKPNYHTDYEFSMSKGQKETIINTNISGIMPEPKFRHNTFVTELEPYGFRLTIMSFSITENTTFICKVTKIQKTLFVELDSIQPCSAISVFLLGYPWLSLLIPLCIIHLSEAF; the protein is encoded by the exons TTCTGATGAGCCCAGTGTTGTGTCAGGATGAGGAGAGTGTAATTACAGTATGCCAAGAGGAAGATAAAGACCTCAGAGTGGACTGCCTTCTGGAGCCCAAACCCAACTACCACACAGACTATGAGTTCTCCATGTCCAAAGGCCAAAAAGAGACCATCATAAACACAAACATCTCTGGAATCATGCCTGAACCCAAGTTCAGGCACAACACATTTGTGACAGAGCTCGAACCATACGGATTCAGGCTGACCATTATGAGCTTCTCCATCACTGAGAATACAACGTTCATTTGTAAAGTAACCAAGATCCAGAAGACTCTGTTTGTTGAATTAG ATAGCATCCAGCCCTGCTCTGCCATCAGTGTGTTTCTGCTGGGTTATCCTTGGCTCAGTCTCCTGATTCCTCTGTGCATCATACATCTATCGGAAGCCTTTTAA